GACAGGTGGGTCCGCGCAAGGCGCGCCAGCCGCTCCAGCCGCGCCGCTTCCGCCCCCAGCGCTCGCCTGCCCTCCCCCGTCAACGCGTAGTACTTCCGCCGGGGATCATCGCCGACGCCTCCGGGACTCGCCGTCTCTTCGATCAGCCCCGTCGACGTCAACTCCGACAGCGTGCCGTACAGCGTTGCCGGCCACAGCCGCACCTCCCCCTCCGTCCGCGCCTCCACCTCCTGCCGGATCGCATATCCATGCATTGGCGCGGCCGCCAGAGAAACGAGGATCTGGAACGCCTTGGGGTCCATCGGGTCGG
This genomic stretch from Gemmatimonadota bacterium harbors:
- a CDS encoding PadR family transcriptional regulator — translated: MDPKAFQILVSLAAAPMHGYAIRQEVEARTEGEVRLWPATLYGTLSELTSTGLIEETASPGGVGDDPRRKYYALTGEGRRALGAEAARLERLARLARTHLS